CAAAAATCCGTAGCCCGGGTGGATGGCCGTCGCGTTGCGCGTGAGGGCTGCGGCGATGATGTTGGGGATGTTGAGATAGCTTTTGCCGCTGGGCGGATCGCCGATGCAAACCGCTTCGTCAGCCAACTGGACATGCAGGGCATGGCGGTCAATCGTGGAGTGAACGGCCACCGTTGCGATCCCCATTTCCTCGCAGGTGCGGAGAATGCGCAGGGCAATTTCCCCCCGATTAGCAATCAAGATTTTTGAGAACCGCATTTTCCAGTCTTTTTAGATGTCGATGAAGGAATGGTTGGGTTGAGTGATCCCAGCAAGCTGTTGGATGGAGTGGGTTGGGGGCGATCGCGCCTGGTTTCCACGGGCTGCCTTCCAAAGACACTCTGGCCCTGGGAGCAAGACAGCCGAGGGAAGCGAAACTGCTCAGCCCTGGAGATTTGACAAGGCATCGGATCGCATTGCCTGTGGGAATTCACGCTGGTTTGGCCCGGTAGCTCATCCTACCACGCAGTGGTCGGCAACTTGCGCTCCCGAAAACGAGGGTGGAGGCGATCGCCCGACTTTTTGGGTCGGGGGTATTGCATTCTTTGGATAATCGGCTATGCTTGTAAAGCGACACGATTCGCCGCTGGCGAAAATTTGTTGTGTCTCCCCACGCGGATGTGGTGGAATTGGTAGACACGCACGCTTGAGGGGCGTGTGGCGTTAGCCTTGCGAGTTCGAGTCTCGCCATCCGCATACTTCTGCAAATTGTCGAAAGCTCCTGGTTATTGCCGGGAGCTTTTGCGTTTGGAAGCGTTTTGGGTTTGCTGAAGTGCCAGAGCATCAGGTGCCTCTCAGCAGCGAACTGAAACTTGCAAGGGGGTTTTCCCGGAAGACCCTTTGCAACTAATTTGGGGCAGCTTGGGGTTTAACCTCTGTAATTTTGCTGAGAGAATTTGAGTTGCCTGGGAGGATTCCAGGTAAGGTATAGATAGCCCGCTGCGCCCAGATCTGCTTGCGAGTTGTCCTGCCTTCGGTCATTGCTAGTCTCCGCTTGTTGCTCTGACCTATGACCCCTGAAGTTCTTCAACATCTCCTAGATGCGTGTCAGGACAGCGAATTTGTCGAGGCGCTGCTTCGCCTTTTGCGCGATGGCCAATCTGATGAGGGCTTGGGTGAAGTTTTTTTGACGCTGGGGCCGGTGGTGGAGCGATTGCGTCAGGCGATCGCCATTACCGATGCGCGCCGACACGTGGTGGCCTGGAATCGAGCAGCGGAGGAGTTGCTCCAGTGGCCCATGATGGAGGTGCTGGGGCGGCCTTTGGATCGATTTTTCCAGGCCTATGCTGCGCATCGGGATGGTGAGCGACTGCTGACGTGGTTGGCTAAGGGGACGGGGTGGTGCCAAGGCTGGATCTTGAGGCGTCAAGACGGTACGCCGGTGCCGGTACAGATGATGCATTTGGGGTTTCATGATTTTGCGGGAGATCTGACTGGCTTTTTAACCGTTTTGGTGCCGACGCAGGAGCTACCGGAGGCGTCGCATCTGGCGGCTGTACTGCACCGGCGAGAGGTGCCTACTCCGGCGGATGTGATGAGCTACCTCGATCGCCCGGCTGTGCATTTCAAAGATGCGTTTATGGCCTTGGATCAAGCGTTTCGCGTGCGCTTTGTCAGTGCTGGGGCGGAGCAGGTCTTGGGGCGATCGCGTTCGGATCTCCTGGACCAAAACCTGCGATCGGCTCTGGTAGGCCACTTGACTCCTGAAACCCTGGCGGCCTTGCAGCGGAGCATGGTGGAGGAGGTGGCGATCGAAATCGAGGAGTTTTGTCGCCTGCGGCAGCGCTGGCTCTCTATCTATATGTATCCGGTGGCGGGGGGCCTAGAGCTGTATCTCCACGACATTACGGAGCAGCGGCGGGTGCGCCACGCCCTGGAGGCGAGTGAATACCAGTTTTGGCGGCTCGTGGAGACGATGAATGAGGGCTTTGCGATTTGCGATGCGACCAATCAGCTGCTCTATGAAAATGAAAAGCTGCGGGAGATGCTGGGGGGCGATCGCAGCTCGCTGATTGGGCGATCGCTGCGGGACTACTTGGCCCCTGAGAGTCTTGCGGTCTTCGATGCGCATCTTGAGCAGGTGCGGCGCGGTGCTCGGAGCGCGGTGGAGCTTGCCTGGAGCAACGATAGTCTAGGCCAGGTCTACACCATCCTCTCGACGGTGCCAGCGGCGGATTTTGGCGAGAATCAGCGCCACAGCTTTCATATCCTGACGGATATCACCCAGCGCAAACGGGCTGAGCAGGCCCTCCATCAACAGGTGGAGCGCGAAAAGCTGATGGGGGCTGTCATCCAGCGCATTCGGCGATCGCTCGATCTCAACACCATTTTGTCTACCACCGTCTCGGAAGTTCGGCAGCTCCTGGCCATGGACCGCGTGCTGATTTGCTGTCTGGAGGAGGACGGCAGCGGCAGTGTTCTGGTGGAATCGGTGGGGCCGGACTGGCGACCTATGCTGAATACGCAGCTGGCCCAGGGGTGGCTGCGTCCAGCCACCTGGAAAAGCTTTCAGCAGGGGAGCGTGCAGGCGATCGCCGATGCATCAGCGGTGGCGCTGAGCTGGGGGCAGAGCGCCGGTCAAGATGATTTTCAGATTCAGGCCAGCCTGACGGCGCCGATCTTGGTGGGCGATCGCCGGTTGTGGGGCCTGTTGATGACCCATCAGTGCAGCAGCACCCGTCAGTGGGACCCGCTCGAAATGGATCTGCTGCGGCACCTCGCCAGCCAAGTGGGCATCGCTATTCAACAGTCGATGTTTTATCAAGAGGTCCAAACCCTCAAAGCCGACCTAGAAGTCCAGGTTCAGCGACGAACCGCTCAGCTTCAGCAGTCCCTCGACCACGAAGCGACCCTCAAGCGCCTGACCGATCGCGTCCGCGACAGCCTCGACGAGCACCAGATTGTCCAGGTGGCTGTCCAGGAAGTGGCCCTCGTTCTCAAGGCCAACTGCTGCAACGCGGCCATGTACGACCTCGAGAAAGGCATTTCGACTATTTGCTATGAGTATGCGGCCTCCATTCCGGGGTCCCAGGGCCGGGTGACGCGCTTGGCCAACTTTCCCGAAATCTACGCCCAGCTTTGCGACGGTCTGTATTTTCAGTTTTGCTCGATTACGCCGAACCCGGTGCGGGGCCGAGTCGCGATGCTGGCTTGCCCCATGTTTGACGATCAGGGCGTGCTGGGGGACTTGTGGCTGGTCAACCACCAAGACTATATGTTTAGCGAACTGGAAATTCGCTTCGTGCAGCAAATCGCGAACCAGTGCGCCATCGCGCTCCGCCAAGCGCGCCTGTATCAGGCCTCGCAGGCCCAGGTGCAGGAGCTCGAAAAGCTCAATCGCCTCAAGGATGATTTCCTAAGCACCGTCTCCCACGAGCTGCGCACTCCCATCTCGAATATGAAGATGGCGATCCACATGCTCAAGCTGGCGCCTAGCGAGGCTAAACGAGAACAGTACCTGGACATCCTCCAGGCTGAATGCCACCGCGAGTCGGACCTAATCAACGATCTGCTCGATCTCCAGCGCCTTGAGGCGGAGGTCTATCCGAGTACCTGTCAGTCGGTGGATTTGGAGACGTGGCTGCCGACGCTGGTACACCCCTTTGAGTCGCGGATTCATGGCCATCGGCAGCGGCTCAAGGTGGCGCTGACAAGGCCCCTGCCGGTGGTGACCTGCGATCGCAACAGTCTAGAGCGGGTGATCGCAGAACTGCTCAATAACGCTTGCAAGTACACGCCAGCGGGCGGCGAAATCCATTTTTGCGGGCGGCGATCGCGGCGAGCCAGTCCTCCAGGGACTGCCCTGCTCATTCTGTCGGTCAAAAACCAGGCTGAAATTCCCCCCGCAGACCTAAACCGGGTTTTCGAGAAGTTCTATCGCGTGCCGAACGGGGATCCCTGGAAGCAGGGTGGCACAGGATTGGGGCTTGCTCTGGTCAAGTGTTTGGTCAAGCAGCTCAATGGCACCATCCGCGCTAGCAGCGGCGGCGGCTGGACCACCTTCACGCTGCAACTGGTTTTGACCCTTTTCCCAGAATCTTGAGCGGAGGCTGGGGGCGTAGGCGTTAAGCCACGGCTTCCGGTAGGCTCTTGCTCTGGCAAGCCGGGATCTCAATGATGAACTCCGTGCCCCGGCCAGCCTCCGAGAGGCACTCCATTCTGCCGCCGTGGCGATCGACCACGATCTGATAGCTGATCGAGAGACCGAGTCCGGTGCCCTTGCCCACGGGCTTGGTGGTAAAGAAGGGGCTGAAAATGTGCTCCTGGACGCTGGCGCTGATGCCGGGGCCGTTGTCGCGAATGTGAATGGCGATCGCAGACTCGCTGAGCGATCGCGTGGTGATCGTGATCTGGCTGGGCTCCTGGGCGATCGCCTCCACAGAGCGCTCACTATCTCGCTCCTCCAGCGCATCGATTGCATTGGACAGCAAATTCATAAAAACCTGATTGAGCTGTCCCGCATAGCATTCCACCTTGGGCAAATTGCCGTACTCTTTCACCAGCTGAATCGCTATCTGGCCCGCCTTTGCCTTCAGGCGATTTTGCAAAATCATCAGCGTGCTGTCGATGCCTTCATGGATATCCACCGCCTTGCACTCCGACTCGTCCACCCGCGAAAACGTGCGCAGAGACAGCACAATCTGCCGAATTCGGTCGGCCCCCACGCGCATTGACGCTACCAGCTTGGGCAGATCCTCCGTCACGAACTCCAGATCCATCTCCTCGATCTCTTCTTGGATCTCTGGCGGCGGCGTCGGATAGTGCTGCTGAAACTGCTCAATAAGATGGAGCAAGTCTTCTACGTACTGGCTGGCCGGGGCCAAATTGCCGTAGATAAAGTTGATGGGATTGTTGATTTCGTGGGCGATCCCTGCAACCAGCTGTCCCAAGCTAGACATCTTTTCGCTCTGGACCAGATGCGTTTGGGTCCTTTGAAGATCGCGCAACGTCTCCTCAATGCGCTGGGCCTGCAATCGCAGCGCCTGCTCTGACTCGCGCAGCGCCATCTCCGCCGCCTTGCGCTGGGTAATGTCGTGCATCGCCACCACAGCCCCGAGGGGTTGCCCTGCCGAGTCGACGATTAGGCGGCCATTGGCCAGGAGCGTTCGTGGCGTCCCCTCACGCGGCGCGATCACCATTTCGGCATTCTCGACGACTTCGCCCTTGAGAGCCCGAAACAGCGGAATGTCCTCCATGGTCATCGGGCGACCGTCAGGCCGGTAGAGATTGTAATATTGCGACCATTGATCGGGGGGCAGGGGCTCGGCGGGCAAGCCGTGAAACTCTCGAGTTGCCCGGTTGAACAGGTTCAGTGTGCCGTTGGCGTCGCAGGCGACGATGCCGGCCTCGACGCTTTCGAGCATCGCGCTGAGAAACTCGCGCTCTTTCCGCAAGTCGGCCTCGATGCGACGGCGATCGCCAATTTCGGTCCGCAGCTGCGACACGACCTTCGATAGCTGCGTTGTCTGTTCTTTTACCTTCTGCTTGAGGGTTTCGTTGGCTTGCTGGAGAGACACCTGGGCCTGCTTGCGCTCGGTGATATCCATCCAGACCCCCAGGGTGTAGATCTTTCCTTCACGCTCTACCCGATCGGCAGTCATTTGGGCTTGCCGAATATCCCCCGATCGACAATAGATAGACAGCTCTAAACACTGGGACGAACCCACCGGCGCTTGAGAGAGCCCCAGCAGCATTTCGGCCTCTCCCGCTGGCAGCACCAGCAGATCGTCGAGCAGTTGACCTACAAGATCGCTGCTGCTCCAGCCGTAGAGCGCCTCAAAGCCTGGATTGGTTTGCAGAATTCGTCTCTGGTTGTCCAAGATGCAGAGAGCAATCTGAGCGCGATCGCACAGGGTCAGGATCGCATCGCCCAGCTTCAGGGTTTGCAGCGCTTGGGAAAAAGACGAAGGAAAAGAAACCTGCTTCATTGTGCGAGAGGAGTTGGAAGAGCGTTGATCACCTCAGCTAGAGTTCGCCATCAACCGAAAACACACACACATAGTTCCCAACCACTGCGCCCGGACAACCCTCGTTTGAGTAGTTGAAGTTTCATCGAACCCCAAACTCCAGTTTTAAGCTGCTGTCAAAGCGTAGAAAGACGCTTGATTTTGTAGAGCCCCCGAGGACTTGGGGGGAAGCAGCACTGAGCGCTTGTGGGCTCGAACCGCGAGGAGTCAGGGCTGGATGCCTTTAGCAGAAGTTATAAAAAGTCTTGCGGCTCCATTCTCCTTTCCAAGGTACTGCATCCTTTTGGAGTCTGGAGAAAAAACTGCCCCTCCTTGGCCCTGATTTCAGTGCTCGAAGGATGGAGGGACGATAACATACTCCCCAAAAACAAACTGCCCCACAGCTTGGAGGCTGCGGGGCACAGGGACAGTTAAACGCTACGTACATTCTGGTCTCAGGATCCTGGAGGAACGATCGCCCTTGTGCCGATTTTCACAGTGTCCACAGACTGTCCACTCCCGAGACACATCCCAAGGCGTATCAAAAACCGTAACTGACGCCACCTCCATCGACCCAGGCGATATCGTGAAAACTATAGAACCTCATGCATCTGAGCCAGCAGCCCTTCCCAGGCTGCTTTTTCGTTGGGAGCGCGTTTCACAGAACGTGGGTCAGCACCCACTGAATGTTGTAGGTGGCCCAGCCAGCCCCCAACCCCGCAAAAGCGATGACAATGAGCAGCCAAAAGGATTGGCGCTCGTTGAAGCCGCCGGTTTGGAGATCTAGGCGGACTAGCGCTTCGGAGGCCACCAGGACCAGCAGGTAGGCGAAGACGTGGATCCAGGTGAGCATGACCACCACCAAAAATGCCCCGCCCACGGCGGCGACAAAGGAGGTCAAGTTGCTCTTGAACCACTGATTAATGATGCGCTCGAGGGTGCGCAGCGGGGAGGTGGTAATGAAAGCGAGCATGACCGCCAGTAGCTCGGCTGGCAGCCACAAAGCCCACCAGTGGTGGGCAATTTTGATTTCTGCGATCGACCAGCCGAAGGTGCCGTAGGCGATCAGCATTAGCAGGAGAGAAACCCAAGGCAGTCTTTGTAGAAACTGGAGTACAGCGGGCATGATGGAACGAAAGCAAGAAGGACGCTAAGTCAAAGATCTGTGGCGATCGCCTGCACTGGGCAGGTGGGGACACACTGTTCACAGACGATGCAGCGCGATCGCGTGAAGGTCAGTCGGAAGGTCTTGGGATCGAGGGTGAGCGCCTCAGTGGGACAAACCCCCGTACACAGACCACAGTGTACACAAATTTCTTCGTCGATGAGAATTTCGCGGCTAGCGAGGGAAACCCCGATATCCTGCGATCGCAGCCAGTCAATGGCAGCATCGAGTTCATCAATATCCCCCGACAACTCCACCACCAGCTTACCGATTTGGTTGGGAGCGACCTGGGCCCGGATGATGTTTGCCGCAACGTTGAAATCTTTGGCCAGGCGGTAGGTTACGGGCATATGCACCGATCGCCGAGGAAACGTAAGCGTGACGCGTTTTTTCACAAGTTGGGCAGCGAAAACTGTAGCTAGCCCTAGCTTAGCACCGGGGTTCCTTCCCCTGGCCTAGCCCTTGGGAGAGAGCCGTGATTTCCAGCAGAAACTGCCTATACCGAAAGAGATATTTATACCGGGTCACTTTCGGAATCCCTGTAGACTGGTTTTCAAAGATTGCTCCTTAAAATCCCCAAAAATCCTTAGAAACGACGATGAGTGACATCCGTGTTGTCTTGATTGAAGACCATGACCTAACGCGCGTGGGCCTGCGTACAGCGCTCCAGCAGCGGGACGGCATTCAGGTGGTGGGAGAGGCGCCCAATGCGACGGAGGGGCTGCGAATTCTCAAATCCGCGCAGCCGGATGTGGCCGTGGTGGACATCGGCTTACCGGATATGGACGGTATCGAGCTGACTCGCCAGTTTCGCGAAGGGGCAGTCGAGGGCGATCCGGCCACGAAGATTTTGATTTTGACCATGCATGACAATGAGGATGCCGTGCTCTCTGCCTTTGCGGCGGGGGCCGACTCCTACTGCATGAAGGATGTCAGCATTGACAAGCTGATCGAGGCGCTCCATGTGACCCACGAGGGCAACGCCTGGATCGACCCGGCGATCGCGCGCATCGTGCTGAGCCAGAGCCGCAAGGTGCCGGAGGTGACGGTGCCTGCCGAGACGAAAACCATCGCCGCCGATGCGGGCCAGCCAGAAGAGTACGAGCAGATCCTGGAGGCCTACCCCCTGACGGAGCGAGAGCTAGAAGTGCTCGAGCTGATCGTGGCTGGATGCAGCAACGCGGCGATCGCCGAAAAGCTCTACATCACGGTGGGCACCGTCAAAACCCACGTCCGCAACATTCTCAACAAGCTCTGCGCTGATGACCGGACCCAGGCAGCGGTGCGCGCCCTGCGATCGGGCTTGGTGGAATAGCGCTCTAGCCCTGAGTTTGCCAGGCTGCCAGGGCCGAAAACGTTGACTCTAGGCTGTGGTAGGCCGATTCGTACAGGCGAAACAGCTCCCGGTAGCGCTGAGTGCGATCGGGGTCCGGCGAAAAGCGTTCGTAAATCGGGGTAAAGGACTGAACCGCCGATAAATCGGGCAGCCAGCCCACAGCGTGCAGGGCGAGCAGCGCTGCCCCCCAGCTGCTGGCGTCGTAGACGGCCGGGATCGCCACCTCAACCCCCAGCCCGTCGGCCAGCATCTGCTTCCAGAGGGGCGATCGCGCGAAGCCCCCAGCGGCCCGCACCTCCGAGACAGCGGTCGGCAGCGGCAGCGTCCGGTAAATGGCGGCCAGATTCAGCACGATGCCTTCGAGGACGGCCCGGGTCAGGTGCGATCGCCGGTGATGGGACGCCAAGCCGAGAAAAGCGCCCCGAGCCGCCGGATTCCAGTAGGGCGATCGCTCCCCGGTCAAAAAGGGCAAAAACAGCAGGCCCTCCGCCCCCGGCGCGATGGAGGCTGCTCCGGCAATCAGTGCCTCGTAGGCATCCTGACCCGCTTCGAGGGCCGCCATCACCTCCGGCTGAGCGAGCTGATCGCGAAACCACTCCAGCACGACCCCGCCGCTGTTGGAGGCGCCGCCGACCACCCAGCGATCGGCGGTCAGGGCGTAGCAAAAGGTGCGCTGGTGAGGGTCGGTCTGGGGCTGGGAAACCGTGGCCCGCACCGCCGCGCTGGTGCCGAGGGTGATGGCGACCTGGTCAGGGGCGATCGCGCCCACGCCGAGGTTTGCCAAGACGCCGTCGCTGGCGCCCACTACCACTGGTAGATCGGCCCGCAAACCCAGCGTCTTGGCCCAGGCGGCCGTGAGGCCCCCAAGACAGTGGGTGGTCGGCACCAGTTCGCTCAGCTGGACTGGGGCAATCCCGGCGATCGCCAGCGCTTCGCGATCCCAGGCGTTTTGCCGCAGGTTAAACAGGCCAGTGGCCGAAGCGATCGACGTGTCGATGACCGCTTCGCCGCAGAGCTGCTGCAACAAGTATTCTTTGATAGAAACAAATTTGTGCGATCGCCGGAAGATCGCCGGCTCAGCCTGCTGGAGCCACAGCAGTTTGGCCAGGGGCAGCATGGGATGGAGCGGCGTGCCGACTCGCTCGTAGAGGGCCTGGGCCTGGGGCAACTGGCGCAGGGCCGCTGCCTGGGGGGCGCTGCGGTTGTCGGACCACAGGATGCTGGGGGTGAGGGGGCGGCCCTGGCCGTCGAGGGCGATCAGGCTGTGCATGGCCGAGCTAAGGCCGAGGGCGATCGCCCCGGTCGGTGCCAAGTTTGCCTCCGCGATCAGGGCCTGGACGGCTCCTAGGGCTCTGGCGACAACGGTGTCAGGATTTTGCTCTGCCCAGCCCGGCTGGGGGACCCGTGTTTCATAAAAAGCGACTTGCCGACCCAGCAGCTCGCCGGTGGTCGAAACCGCGATCGCCTTGGTGCTGGTGGTGCCAATGTCGAGCCCAATGCAATAGTCCATACCAAGCGTTCTAATTCGATCGTTTTCTCCCTGATCAGGGCGGACTTTCAGCGAATTCCTAGACGGCGAGCCTTCCAAGGGCGATCGCAGGACCCCACGGCACCCTGTAGAGTGGTAGGGGTTTGGCTGTGGTGCATCCCCAATTCCCGCGATCCTCTCGATCACCCTGATCAAGACCATCAAGACAAATTAGCAATCAAAACAAACCGGTAGACCTGGGTCGGTAGTTTGGCCCAGAACCTGCTCCGATGTATTGACAACTACCGGTCTTGGCCCTTGAGATTCGCTAGATCTATACAGCGGCGCTCCCTTTGCCTCCTCAATCCCTATGTTGCCTTCTGCTTGGAGAAACGGCCTGAACCTCTTTTTGGCTCGACAACAGTCCTCGATTTCTTTGCTCACGGCAGCTAGCCTGAGCTTGACGATTTTCCCGGGAAGCGCGATCGCCCAAGATCCAGCCACCGATGTCCCCCAGCCCCTGCCAGCCCGGAGCTGTGCGGCTCCAGCGGCGAAACCCCTGGCCGTCCAGCAGGCAGCCTCCCAGATCATGGAGGTCGCCACCTGGGTCAATACCCCCATCAACACCGTCGAAGCGATCGTGCGCAACTGGGGGCCGCAAATCATGGCCCTCAGCACGCCGACGGCGTGGCCCCAGATCAGCGATCGCGCCCAAAAGGCCAAAGTCCCCATTCTCATGTATCACGACATCCTGCCCGAAAAGCAGGTTTTTTTTGACGTGACGCCCGAGGAATTTGAGGCCCATCTCCAGCTGATCCAGGCCAGCGGCGCGACGCCCATCAGCCTAGATCAGCTAGTCACCCACCTGCGCACCGGCATTCCCCTCCCCGAAAAGCCCGTCCTGCTGACCTTTGATGACGGCTACAAGGGCCATTATCAGTACGTCTATCCCCTGCTGAAAAAATATGGCTATCCGGCGGTCTTCTCGATCTACACCGACAAGATCGACAAGCAGCTCGGGCGCTCCAGCATGACCTGGGACGAGGTGCAGGAGATGGCAGCCGATCCCCTGATTACCATTGCCTCCCACAGCGTTTCCCATCCCCGCGACCTCACGCAGCTGGAGACGGCGGACATGGAGCGCGAGGTGAAAGCGTCCAAAGAGGCCCTTGAGGCAAAGCTGGGACGCCCCATTCATTACTTCACCTACCCAGAGGGCCACTACAACGAGGCGGTGGCTGATGCCGTGGAGGCGGCGGGCTACCGGGCGGCCCTCACGATGGACGACTGGGATGAGCGCTTTGCGGGAGAGTCCGAGAGCCTGCTGGCGATCGCCCGGTTCGGACAGTCGCGCATCCAAGAGGTCGTGGCAGAGGCCTGGGGCGGTCCGTCGCTCCCCCGCTGGACCACGGGCTTCAACTTTGGGGCGCCGGTGGAGCTCACCCAGGCTATCTACGACGACGTGCCGCTGACGCTGATTGCGGGGGGACGACCGATCACGATTCACGCCGACAGCCGCTACCAAGTGCCCGAAATCCTGGCGGGAACTGAGGCGATCGCCGGTGTGGACGGCGGATTTTTCTCCCTGGAGTTTCTGGACTCCAACGTCATGATCGGCCCGGTCTACAGCCAGAGCACCGGCAAATTTGTCCCCGGCAACCGGGGCGAAAACCCGAAACTGCGCAACCGCCCCCTGGTGCTCATTGGCCCGACCGCCGCGCAGTTTTTGCCCTTTGATCCTGATCGGCACAACACCTTAGAAGGCCTCCAGGCTGAGATGCCCAATGTCACCGACGCCTTTGTTGGGGCGGCGTGGCTGGTCAAGCAGGGCGTCCCCCAGCCCCCAGAAAGTTTCGGCAGCCTGTTTGACTTTGATGCTGAGCGGCACCGGGCTTTTTGGGGGATCAATCAGGCGGGCCAGCCGGTGATCGGCGTGTCCCATGAGCCAGTGGACTCGGTGTCCCTCGGTGAAATGCTGGCCGAAGCGGGCCTGCGCGACGCCATCATGCTGGACTCAGGGGCCAGCACCTCCCTGGCCTATCAGGGTGAGTCCCTGGTCGGCTACGAGCCGCGACCGGTGCCCCACGTGGTGGCCTTGGTGCCGCCCGCGGGTATGGCGGCCGCGCCCCAGAGCTCCGAGGACTGCGTCATGGCCGCTCGCTAGAGCAACCTTTCCCCGAACGTTTCTTGCGATTTGTTTTGCCCCTTGGGCCTTGAGTGCCGGAGGGGCTTTTGGTTGGCGAGACTGCGGTCTTGCTGTCTGGGGCGATCGCAGGGATGATGCGAAAAAAGTTGCAAGCAGCAAAAAAGGAAGGTTCTGTGACAGCACGCGCAACCTACGAAGCGGAGGGCGATCGCCATCAGCTAACCCTGTCCAGCGGGATCAGTCTGGCCTATCGGGAATGGTCGCCGGGAAAAACGCCGGTTCTGCTGCTCCATGGCCTCGGGGATCATGGGCTGGTGTGGGCCGAGGTGGCCTCGGCCTGGGGCGATCGCTATCACTGCGTGGCGCCGGATCTGCGGGGCCACGGCGAAAGCAGCAAGCCCCCCACCGGCTACCGCTGCGAGGACATCATTGCCGACCTCGAAGGACTAATGGATCATCTGGGCTGGTCCAGCGCCCATGTCGTGGCCCACTCCTGGGCGGCCAAGGTGGCGGCAATCTGGGCTCGCCAGCGATCGCCCCGTTTCCAGAGTCTGGTGCTGGTGGACCCCTTCTTTATCGGGGCGCTGCCGGGCTGGCTGAAGGTCACCTTTCCCCTGCTGTACCGAGTGCTGCCTTTTTTGCAAACCATGGGGCCTTTTCCCAGCTACGAAGCCGCCGAAGCCAAGATTCGGCAGCTCAAGCAGTATCAGGGCTGGAGCCCCTTACAGCAGGCGGTCTTTGCCCAGGCCATGACCCAAAAAGAGGACGGCACCTGGGGCAGCAAGTTTGTTGTCCAGGCGCGGGATGAAGTCTTTGAGGACGTGATGCAGGTGGCGGGCCTGACGGAGCCCCTGGCGGTGCCGACCCTGTTTGTGCAGCCCGAGCAGGGCCTCAATCGCCGCGACTGGCAATTCAAGCCCTACCGCACCTACTTGAGCGATCTCACCTGGGCGGTGGTGCCGGGAAATCACTGGGCGTTTTTGGTGGAGCCGGAGCCGTTTGCGGAGGCTGTGGGCGGGTTTTTGGCCGCGCACTAGGGATTGAGGCAGTCCAGCTTGCGCTGAATCTGCTGCCGCAGAGCCGAGTCCTCGATGCGCTGGAGGGTTTGGCTGGCGCTGCTGCGATCGCCCAGATCGCGGTAGAGGAGGGCGATCGCCTCATACAGACTGGCGCGATCGCTGGGATTTTCGACCTCCAGCTTGCTGATCACGTTGCCCTCGCTGTCGGTGTCGACCCGAACAACCATCATCTCTGATTCAGAACCGGGGATCTGGGCCGTGGTGGCGAGGGCGTCGGTCAGGGTTTGGCGGGCGGCCTCGCTTTGGTTCCCCTCTCCGTAGCCGCGCGCGATGCGCACCTGAAGACTGGCGCGGTCCGATGGCCGCTCGATCTGGGTGGCGGCCTGACGGGCGAGGTCATAGCGGGCTGTTGTGGCCAGCTGATTGCTCACTTCCCAGAGCTTCCGCTCGTCCTGGTGTTCCTTGAACAGTCGAACTACCAGGGGGAGCGCTAGGTCGTATTGCTGGGCGTCCATCAGGACGTCGCTGACGGTGGTCAGCCCGTTGGCCTGGGCGCTGGGGTCGGGATTGCCAGTTTGGAAGGCGGCGACGGCTAGGTCCAAGGCCTGCTCAGCTCGCTCGGTATTCTGGGCTCGGCGGGCCTCCACCGCAATCAGGG
This genomic stretch from Geitlerinema sp. PCC 7407 harbors:
- a CDS encoding gluconokinase produces the protein MDYCIGLDIGTTSTKAIAVSTTGELLGRQVAFYETRVPQPGWAEQNPDTVVARALGAVQALIAEANLAPTGAIALGLSSAMHSLIALDGQGRPLTPSILWSDNRSAPQAAALRQLPQAQALYERVGTPLHPMLPLAKLLWLQQAEPAIFRRSHKFVSIKEYLLQQLCGEAVIDTSIASATGLFNLRQNAWDREALAIAGIAPVQLSELVPTTHCLGGLTAAWAKTLGLRADLPVVVGASDGVLANLGVGAIAPDQVAITLGTSAAVRATVSQPQTDPHQRTFCYALTADRWVVGGASNSGGVVLEWFRDQLAQPEVMAALEAGQDAYEALIAGAASIAPGAEGLLFLPFLTGERSPYWNPAARGAFLGLASHHRRSHLTRAVLEGIVLNLAAIYRTLPLPTAVSEVRAAGGFARSPLWKQMLADGLGVEVAIPAVYDASSWGAALLALHAVGWLPDLSAVQSFTPIYERFSPDPDRTQRYRELFRLYESAYHSLESTFSALAAWQTQG
- a CDS encoding polysaccharide deacetylase family protein, translating into MLPSAWRNGLNLFLARQQSSISLLTAASLSLTIFPGSAIAQDPATDVPQPLPARSCAAPAAKPLAVQQAASQIMEVATWVNTPINTVEAIVRNWGPQIMALSTPTAWPQISDRAQKAKVPILMYHDILPEKQVFFDVTPEEFEAHLQLIQASGATPISLDQLVTHLRTGIPLPEKPVLLTFDDGYKGHYQYVYPLLKKYGYPAVFSIYTDKIDKQLGRSSMTWDEVQEMAADPLITIASHSVSHPRDLTQLETADMEREVKASKEALEAKLGRPIHYFTYPEGHYNEAVADAVEAAGYRAALTMDDWDERFAGESESLLAIARFGQSRIQEVVAEAWGGPSLPRWTTGFNFGAPVELTQAIYDDVPLTLIAGGRPITIHADSRYQVPEILAGTEAIAGVDGGFFSLEFLDSNVMIGPVYSQSTGKFVPGNRGENPKLRNRPLVLIGPTAAQFLPFDPDRHNTLEGLQAEMPNVTDAFVGAAWLVKQGVPQPPESFGSLFDFDAERHRAFWGINQAGQPVIGVSHEPVDSVSLGEMLAEAGLRDAIMLDSGASTSLAYQGESLVGYEPRPVPHVVALVPPAGMAAAPQSSEDCVMAAR
- a CDS encoding alpha/beta fold hydrolase, which encodes MTARATYEAEGDRHQLTLSSGISLAYREWSPGKTPVLLLHGLGDHGLVWAEVASAWGDRYHCVAPDLRGHGESSKPPTGYRCEDIIADLEGLMDHLGWSSAHVVAHSWAAKVAAIWARQRSPRFQSLVLVDPFFIGALPGWLKVTFPLLYRVLPFLQTMGPFPSYEAAEAKIRQLKQYQGWSPLQQAVFAQAMTQKEDGTWGSKFVVQARDEVFEDVMQVAGLTEPLAVPTLFVQPEQGLNRRDWQFKPYRTYLSDLTWAVVPGNHWAFLVEPEPFAEAVGGFLAAH